The segment CATGCGCGTGCGGAGTTGCACGTGGGTGGCTATTTCTAGCCCTTAAAGACGGACTGTCATATATAAGTCATTACCAAGAAATTTACTAGCTATAGAGGGGTGATCTAAAATGGTCGCTGGAAGGGGATGGCAACACCAATTCACTAAGCAATTTTTGTCTTTGAAGCCAATAGTAACATCTAGGTACACTATCATTGACTTGTATTTTGTGTTGACGATTGTTTGCCTAGCTGGCTGCCTATTACTATTGACTTAAGAAATGCAACACTCGGCACTTGCAAGGTCAAAGATATTGGATATGAATGGTGTCGCTTGTTCTGAGCTGAGTTGCAACTAATTAAACTCTAGATATCCGCATAAATAACTTGACTAGAAAAGGAAGAAAACATCACTTGAAGGGTTTGCTCTCAGATTGGTGGTAGGTTTTTCTCTTTAATGAAACACATGCTATGgcatgttcaaaaaaaaaaagaatcggTGGTAGGTTCTCTTACATGGGGCTCATTGTATTCAGACTTTACCATAATATTTTTCCCATTTCTCTCATTTTGCTTAAGTGTTTAATACATGGTTGTTTGTGGGATCCATTTTGTTCAATCCTCTTGTAGCAGACCATTGTTAAGGTCATGTGTTATAATCGTGAAGGGCCGAAGGGGTTAACCCAGAAGTCGCAATGCATGTTGGTGGTGCCTTTGTATGGGTTGCTAGGTCTCATTTATACACTAAAATGACTCGCACGCGCTCAAGTGTACTGTGCATTAGCTAGGTCAATGCCAACCAAATAGGCTCGAAAAGGGACGTATAATCTTTGCATAACCATAATTGATATTCTTATAATCCTCTTTGCCTATAATTTTTTGAACTTTTTTGCTATTAAGCCATGTACAAACATTTCTAAAGATCATGATATCCTTTTTCGTGTAACTTATGCCTAATTTCTCGAAAGCACGTTATCATGATAGttacacttaggccttgtttagttctcaaaaattttgcaaaatttttcagattccccgtcacatcgaatctttagacgtatgcatggagtattaaatatatatgtcggataattttttatccattatctaaaaaaagtattaaatatatatgaaaataaaaactaattgtatagtttggtcgtaattgacgagacgaatcttttgagcctagttaatctataattggacaatatttgtcaaatacaaacgaaagtgttactattcatattttacaaacttttttggaagtaaacaagaccttaaatgAATCATCCACACGTATAAAAGTTTTTTCCCCATAGCAACACGCAGACACTCGCTTGCTGTAAAATCGAAAACGATTAAAACGTAGCCAATATAATAGCGCCTTCTCCACAGTAGACCTGCACTATGCAGTGCTCTGTTGCTTCACGCGCCTTTGGTAGTCTCGGCCATGACACCCTCGAAGCGCCCGACCAAATCCAGCAGGTTGCGGTGCGACGACCCGCCCTCCTGCATGGCCGCTCTCGCCTTGACCGCCAGCGCGCGGGCCCGCCGCCGCCTCTCCTCTGCCTCCTCCCCGCCGCCCATCACGCTCCTCACGGCCTCCTCCACCACGTTCCGGCCGACCACGATCTCCTTCTCCACCTTCTGGTACATGAGCGGCTCCGTGATCCCGACGCTGACGCCGATGCCCAGCACCTCCACGGCCATCTTCTGGTTCAGGAACTGGTCCGTGAAGTGAGGCCACGTCACCACCGGCAGCCCCGCGGTGATGGCCTCCATCGTGGAGTTCCACCCGCAGTGCGTCACGAACGCGCCCACCGCAGCGTGGGACAGGATCAGCACCTGCGGCGCCCACCCCCTGATGAGCAGGCCGCGCCCCGCGGCCGCGACGCGCGCGTCGAGCTCGTCCAGGAAGACGCGCACGGCTCCGTCGTACTCGTCGGCGTTCCTGATCACCCAGATGAACGGGTGCCCCGACGCTTCCAGCCCGAGGCCGAGCTCCACGGCCTGCTTCCCGTCCGCCTGCGCGATGCTCCCGAAGCTGACGTACACGACGGAGTCGCGCTCCTTGCCGTCCAGCCACCGGAGGCACTCGCCGGCGTCGATGTCGGCGGTGCTCCCTCTCGCCGCCAGCGTTGCGGCGCGCTCCTGGTGATAGTACAGCGACACCGGCCCGACGGTCCAGACTTTCATCCCCCTGGCCGCCGCGTAGCCGGCGACGTACTCCGGCTCCATCTCCTCGAAGGTGTTCACGATGACGCCGTCGGCCTCGGCCCGCGCGCGCTCGACGTAGTCCGCGAACTCCTCCCACCACGGGATTGGGATCCCCCGGAAAAAGCCCGGGGCCTGCGCCCTCGTTACCAGGATCCTTTTCTCCTCCAGACCCGGCACGACGACCGGCTCGTTGTCGTCGGCGACGTTGTCGTACGCGTTGAACCGCTCGACATTGTGCTGGCACAGGAGGCAGAAGGCGCACATGCTCAAGAAGGTGAGGCGCGGGACGCCGAGGTTGGTCGCGAGCACCGTGGTCCACGGCTGGCAGAAGTCCGCCACGACGCACGTCGGGTACGGCGCCTGCGCGCGGAGGTAGCGCTCGatcggcgcgcggaggagcgcgACGGCGTCGAAGTAGTTCTGCGAGTACTCTGCCGGGACGTTGTCCATGTTGTCGGCGCCTTCGGGCAGGCCGGCCTCGGCGTAGTTGAGCGGGAACTCGACGAGGCGGACCGACAGGCCGGACTGCAGGGCGGACTCGATGGTCGGGCGTACCCGAGCAGACGTGGCCGGGGTCCCGACGATGGTGCAGACGGCGCCGTGGGTGGAGAGCAGCAGCGCCGTGTCGATGGCCGGGATCAGGTGGCCCTGAGCCATCAGCGGGACGAACACGAAGTGCGCTGCTTGGGTTCTTCCGCCGGTGTCGTCTGCGTCTCCCCGGCCGTCGGTCGCCGCTTGCCCTTGGCTACCCATCCTGATTTCTGGAGATCGTCGTGGCCGACCAGATAGGGATGGGATGGGCAGTGAGCGAGGTTAGTGATCTTGGATGCTTTCGTGTGTGTGTTCTAGTGCGCATGGCATCTGCTATAAAAGACCGCATACGTGAGTCGACTTGGAGGTTGGAGCTTTGTTTGCGTCGTTAACCCAGCCGGCCAAGGCCGGCCGGTCGGCATCTATGTCCTCATCATTCACTCCTCAGGACTGACGTATGACACTTGTGTGATTTTGCGGGCGCCAGGATGACagtatgaggccttgtttagttcccaaaagctaatttttttcaaaattttccatcGTCATATCTAATCTCGCGTTACATGtatgaatattaaatatagataaaaataactaattatatagtttatttgtaatttgtaagatgaatattttaagcctggttagtttataattgaataataattatcaaacataaacaaaagtgttactaaaaacttttcaccgaTGGAACTAACAAGGCCCGACACATTTGTGTGCATTGCGAGACTAATGTTTGTACTCCTCGCGGTAGCATGGTTAAACAGTATGAAACAAGTTGCCGAGTTAGTGGGCCACAAATATTAGGTTTCTAACGAAATCCAATGTCAACTAGCGCGGGCAAAGATAAGTTGTATGCCGTGGGTGCCAATGCACCCCGAAAAATGAAAAACAATGAGATTAATTAAGATTCCACCATATGCACCTCTTTAAGACATGTCTATGGAcctataagggcactcacaatgcagactctatcatagagtctaaaattatttattacctcgaacaatgtggacttggagtctaaataagacttggagtcttattttttctacctctttcttcaataaatatgctgcaacATCagcaaataccataaataatatgtaattaagtgtcttggactctgtgatagagtcttgcattgtgagtgccctaaaggATGGGTGGGAGCCAGGGTGACATTATGCAGGATTTGTACTCCATCTCGCGGTAGCATGGTCTTAAATAGTTTCTAACGAAATCCAACTCCGGCTAGCCCATAATAATGATTGACTTCAAATCACTAGTGTCTTTCATGGCTAGGAGCCTAGGACCTATATGTTTATGCTATAGAGCACTCGCGCGCTTCTGTCGGCTCTAGCAAGTGATTTTTGAAGTGTTAGATCCACGCGGGGACGGTGGTGGAAGTCGTCCGATCCACGCACCGCGACGCTCGTGGCTATGGCTCCTCTCTCTCTTATCTCTATCTCCTCCAGCGGTGCTGGTGCCAATGAGGTAGGTTGgtccctcatcatcatcatcctctatCTAGATCTGTGCCCGTCGTCTTTATAACTGCCCCGGAGCGGTAACTAAGATTTCAGTGAGCCTACCTCGTTGGCACCAGCACCGTCATGGTGTGTGGGACAACATAGAGGTTGCGGTGCAATTATAAAGGTCGACGGGGATgctattttaaatttaaatcaAGTCAActtttcaagtttgactaaatttattaaAAGTAATATCAACATGTATGTCTCTAAATAGATCTATATTCCATAATTAATCATTAATACAATGGTAAGCAAATAGTCTATTTGATACCATAaatgttaatattttttataaattaaaATTACTTGGCTATTTTTTAGAACAAAAGGAGAGTATATATCTACGTAACATCTGAGTAGGCTCTTATAATATTATAACAATCTGAACTATCAAAGATCGCACCAGATATGTTGACTTTCACTAGAAAAATCATATTAAATTGTACGCCGGCACTCACACTTGGTCATCCAGATAGTTAAATACTCTAATGTCAGTCATCTGGGCCATTaccgttcgcttgtcttataagtcgTATTTTTTTATCAGccaatagtgtttttctcttacaataaatcagcgaacactaCTTCCAATCATACCCACGCCCCCCAATGGTACATGTCATCATGACTCGGTGGCTTTTTGAATTTTCTTCCCCAAAGACGGCGAAAACTGTTGATTGTTGTAATATTACACTAGAAGAAAAGTTTGTAAGAGAAATCAGATCTAAAAGTCAACCAACGGTATCATGATTTTCAGAATAAGAAAGAGAGTTCCCAAAAGAAAAACGAATAAGGAAGAAAGATTGAATTCCTTTCTTCTCATTTTTACGCTGCGGTATTTAACAGACCTGATCAAACGCTCGTATAGATCGGGCCAGAAAAAGAACAAGAGTCTATTCTTTTGAGTTATGTGAAAACATAAATATCACTGTGGTACAAGCTTTAGATGGAGTCCGATTACCTTTAGAAGATGGTTATACAAGGAATTGAGACTGGCCTCCGAAACTATCTGGCCTAGAGAGATGCGTCTAACTTTCATCTAAGTTCTGTTGATGATTCAGTTTGTATGGCTATTAGGGAAGAAAGGAACCTTCATTGCTTAATCAATTTACAATGCTCTAGCTCATTAGTTGGGGTTGTTAGATTGATCTCCCACTGATTGGCTCAACGGCTAATTGAGCCTTAACTCGTGCCCTGGTCAGGGGCCCAACCGTTCCATGGTTGGTAGGCCTCTATCGTGCAACGCATATAAGGGGAGGTGGGGAGCTAGGACACGGGGCATGAGGTTCGATTGTCACCGCCACACCCCACCTACAATCCCTAAACCCTAACCGATCTAGAGGCACGCTGCAGCAACAGGAATGACCGCTGCCTTCACCATCGCTCTTTGTCACACCCCGACGTTGACACCGCTACCAGACATCAACCCCGCCGCCCTTCTCTTGTCCACACTCATCCCCAGCACTATTATCTCGCTCACTTCGATCCCTGCGGCTCTCGCCCTCTCTTCCTCTGTCTGTGCCACCACTCCTATTCAGCTATTCGCATTGCATTTCACCCTAGAAATCCGAAAGGCAAAGGTCCCTCCGCACCACGCCCCGCAAGATCCGGTACATCGTGTGGCTCCACATACGCTACGAGAGTGGCGGTCCCACGCTGCGACAATGGAGGCAGCTGCAGTCCCAGTCCTAGTGGGCCACGTGGTGGTGTGCATGGGTGACGCACCTGAACCACCCCGTGTTTTGGGAGCTGCTCTGACAAGCAGAAGAGGAGTACGGGTTCCCATCAGAGGCCTGCGCGGGCCCCATCACACTCCCCTACAACGGGGGCCTCTTCGAGCACGTCCTCCTACACCTTTCCTTCCTGTCTAAGTCCTCTTGCTTCGTCACCCTCGGGGACCTCAAGGATGGTGGCGACCTATCCTGCTTTGCGTCGCCGCCGGCGGTGACTCACTCCTGCTCCTCCATGGCGCCGTTGTGTCGATTGCACGCCTGGCAACCATTCCATGGGAAAATTGGTCATTGTAGTGTAAAGGGCTTATGTTTAACCTATGAATCCAAATAGTATAATAGAATTAAACTGTAGGGGCTAAATTTTAGTCTATGGATTGATCAAAACAGGTCCTTGACTAAAATTTTGCCCCTAGTATCCGGGGCCTACATCACGCAaccataaaaaaaaaacttaggaTTGTATGGgcaaggtcaataatagagATAAATGCTTAGTTATAAGACAAGTTATAAGAGCCAAGCTATATAATAATTGTCTCATATTTATCTATAAAGaggttttttattattatatggtACCAtgtatttttcttcttcttttctgcTCTTCCTTACATACACTATTGTTTAGACATACAAATGTCTATGCTTTCTTATCTAGTTTGGTGCTAGAATAAGAGTTAAGCTCTCTTCTATCTTCTTTCCTCTCGTAGAACATACCAGTACAGATGAAATTAAAAATAGATACATATTTTATAAGTTACAATATTTAAAAGtaaatattttgtttttttaaaagtAATATGTTGGGCAGGTGCGAGTGCATGTACGATCTGGTCAGATGGTTCgctgacaaaaaaaaatatagtgaCCAACTGTTATAACAGATTTGGCTTAAGATGGCACGCACATCCACCTAAAGTCTACAGCACACTAGAGGTAAGAAAACAACAGCTCACTCGGGAAGACGACGAGTAGGATGACGAGCCAAGCGCCAGCGTACATCCTTGACCGGGGAGACGCGGAGGGTGACGCCGGCCGCTCAAAGGCGGCGGCGCACTTCGTGTTCGTCCTGCTGAGAGAGCAGGGTCACCTCATCCCGGCCGTCGACACCGCCCTGCTGCTTGCCACCCACGGTGCGCTCTGTACCATCGTGACTTGCTATGAATTTTATGCTCCacgttgtcggattcaccttaatccacatgtgttgaagtggattggggtggaatttagtttaaattctattccaatccacctcaacacatgtggattggtgcgaatccaactacatccaaacaagaccttaattggTCCAATTTCAGCCATCTCTCAGTTTTCAGCCATCTCTCAGTTTGAGAAGATTCCTCCAAGGAGACTCAGCCATCTCTCAAATGGAGATCCCCGTTAGGAATGGCTGGGTCATATCTTTTGCTCTGCGCTGCAGCATGTGTCTGGATCATGGGAACATTGACATTTTAGAAGTCTTGATAGTACCAGTATCAcggcctaggccttgtttagttcccaaacaaaaaaatttcacgacactgtagcattttcgtttatttctgataattattatctaaccatagactaactaggctcaaaagattcgtctcgtcaattccgaccaaactgtgcaattagtttttattttcgtctatatttaatactccatgcatgcgtctaaagatccgatgtgacgaagaatcttgaaattttttgaatttttaggcggaagtaaacaagaccctagtGTTTCTGCTACGTTTGATGCTACGATAACTGACCATCTGCTGCCAATGCATTTGAGGTCGTTAAGCGTTGTAAAGGTGCGAATTGCTTGAGCATGTGCACGGCTCATGGTGTGGTGGCATGTTGGCTCGTCGGTTGAGCATGTCCAGATGTAATTGTCAGGATGGGGATGAGGTCTGGTTTAGTGATGGCGGGAGGTTGAAGAAGAAAGTGGCATGTAGGACCTACGCGTTAGTGAGTAGAGGAAGAGAAACAACAGAGGCAAATAAGTCTTTTTTCGTGCCAAGTTAGGTCTCTCGGTAGTGCTGCCATGCTGCCTCCCAAACGTAGTGTGTCACGTCAGCCAAAATGGTAAAAATGTAGGAGGTGTACTGTTTCGTGTGGCAAATCTATAGAAGCCCGTATAAAACTGGCAAATAGAAAAGTGTCATCCATTAGAGCAACCACAATGTGTGCCATAAGGTAGTCATaggattaaaatatttgctaTCAGGTAACTGGAACACTGTGAGACCAGTCCATAAAGGAGTCCATAGCAAAAGGTATCCATAAGCTTATGGACTACCCATAGGGAATAAAAAATGCTACTTTTTCTCACTCCTCACTCTCTCTTTCTTGGCTTTGCACAGGATTGTAAAGAGAAATAATTTTTTATCTTATATGGGACCCACTTTATAGATTAGTTGTTGACTGAAACATTGTGGAAACAACAATAGCTATTGTCCACTGACACAAAAGCTGCTCATATGGACTAct is part of the Sorghum bicolor cultivar BTx623 chromosome 10, Sorghum_bicolor_NCBIv3, whole genome shotgun sequence genome and harbors:
- the LOC8070759 gene encoding UDP-glycosyltransferase 73C5, with protein sequence MGSQGQAATDGRGDADDTGGRTQAAHFVFVPLMAQGHLIPAIDTALLLSTHGAVCTIVGTPATSARVRPTIESALQSGLSVRLVEFPLNYAEAGLPEGADNMDNVPAEYSQNYFDAVALLRAPIERYLRAQAPYPTCVVADFCQPWTTVLATNLGVPRLTFLSMCAFCLLCQHNVERFNAYDNVADDNEPVVVPGLEEKRILVTRAQAPGFFRGIPIPWWEEFADYVERARAEADGVIVNTFEEMEPEYVAGYAAARGMKVWTVGPVSLYYHQERAATLAARGSTADIDAGECLRWLDGKERDSVVYVSFGSIAQADGKQAVELGLGLEASGHPFIWVIRNADEYDGAVRVFLDELDARVAAAGRGLLIRGWAPQVLILSHAAVGAFVTHCGWNSTMEAITAGLPVVTWPHFTDQFLNQKMAVEVLGIGVSVGITEPLMYQKVEKEIVVGRNVVEEAVRSVMGGGEEAEERRRRARALAVKARAAMQEGGSSHRNLLDLVGRFEGVMAETTKGA